The window ACGGTGGAATTCTTCATAGTTGGGTTCTCAGATGTCCCCAATGTGCGGTTTcctctctttttatttttcctacTGGTCTATATAATGACAATAGTTGGGAATTTGATCCTCATTGTACTTATAAGTTCCAGCTCTTTATTTAGCACCCCGATGTACTTCTTCCTCTGTAACCTTTCTACTCTTGACATTGTCTACACATCGGTGACATCTCCAAAGTTGATCCATATATTTGCCACTAACAATGGAAAAATTTCCTTTTTGGAGTGTATGGTTCAGCTCTTCTTTTTTGatgctttttggaacacagaataTTTCCTACTCACCGTGATGGCTTATGACCGGTACGTGGCCATCTGTAAACCACTACATTACATGATGATTATGAACCGGAGACTATGTATAATCGCTGCTGCAGGGACCTGGATTGGAGGGATGCTGGGATCAATTACTCCAACAGTTCCCACCGCCATGGCTACTTACAGAACTTTCAATATACTTAATCATTTCTTTTGTGACATCAAAGCATTGGAAACTGTGGCAATAGGTAATGCTTCGTACATACGTAATGCAATCCTAGTCCATGGACTTCTATGTGTAACAACTTCTCTTGTTTTGATATtagtttcttacttttatataatcACTACTATATTTATGATTCGCTCCAGAAAGGGAAAATACAAGGCCTTCTCTACTTGTGCTTCTCACCTCAGCATGGTGAGCATGTTCTATATTTTACTATTTGATTTGTACTTTAGACCTAAGTCAACAGTTTCTCCACATGAAGGAAAGGTTCTAACAGTGCTGTATGTCTACATTATTCCTCTATTAAATCCAGCAGTGTATAGTTTCAGGAATAGAGAGGTTAAGGAGGCATGtagaaaaatgattaaaaaaaatgttgtgcgtAAATGAAATTatttaaatgtattaaaaaaatcacCCGTGGTTATAAAAATTCCAGATTTGCAACAACATGGAACAAAAAGGTGATCAAAGAGTCATATGGTACTAATAATAACTACTGCACCCCCTAAAATAAGCCCTAACATAGCTCCACTAAAATAAATACATCTCCATTATGGCTGTTGAAGAGTAAAGAAGTTGCATTTGGAAAACAAGgatagaaaaaaatgcaaaagaatCAAAATTGGCTGTGTCGCTAAGGGGTTTTTATGCAACAGtagcaaaacataaaaaaatatttaaataaagtgCCCCTAAACACTAaggtaatgtgaaaaaaaacttGAACACTTTACTGAATCTTCTTTGCAAATCTAAATAAAATTATCTTATTGGTGCTGCCTGGAATGTTACAGTCTTTAGAGCAGATAAATTAAtacttggtcactgtccctttaataaaTGCTTTTGTAGCAGTTCTACTAAATGGAGAATGTCCACTGTGCTTTTTATATGTGAAGTTACTGTAGATGCagttacacatatacagtatagacgGCAATATAAACCTGCCGTGTACTGGACCAAACTAACAAGATACACCCAAGAAAAAGGTACCAGTGTTACACTTAATAATCACATATGAAAAAACTTTATTGAGATAATTACACATacatttaaaaccacttaaaatgaAGGCATATAGGCACACAAGATGAAATCTACAGAGAATGAGGTGATGGTATCTATAGGTACAGTTAAAGTGCAGTAATACAATGCAAACAGTACACAAATTGCACAATCCTAATAAATAGACAATAATCTGAATACAAGTAACACTATTGGATTAGGGAATGTGCATAGTAACAACAtacggcaaaaaaaaatttttaatgaaaaaaaaaaaaaaaaaaaagctccgcAATATACCTACCATGTGCCCAGATGGACACCAGAGCATATTATTGTCTGTTTATTGAGATTGGTCAATTTGTGTACTGTTTGCTCTGTATTACTGCACTTTAACTGTACCTATAGATACAATCACCTTATTCTCTGTAGATTTCATCTTGTGTGCCTATATGACTtcattttaagtggttttaaatgtATTTGTAATTATCTTAGATCAGCGCGTGAAACAAGCtggttgtagcctctgagcgctcctgaAGTCCTGAAGACGCCGGCCCGCGATCCCTTCCAGCCGGGAACATCGATGCTGTTGTTGCGGTGAGTGAATGCTGCATTCTTTTATTGTTACATATTGATACTTTATCTAGACGCATGCACCCCGCAGGTATTACGGAGTAACTGGACCCTGACAACTGCCGCAGACCCCTAATACTGGTACCACCATTATACAGAGTCGCTCTCCTTCTGTTCTTTTCTCTTTATTGTGTGGTATTTGTAATTATCTCAATAAAGTGTATTCATGTTTGATTACTAAGTGTAACACTGGTACCTCTTTCTTGGGGGAAACTTACTTTAGATGCATCTGCAGACAAGGTGCAGACAGGATACAGTCCAGTTAGCTTGTACTTTACTGTTGAAGGCCTACACATGTTGGCTTACTGTGATGCAACTCTTATACTTTTTATTCAAAGATATTTGAAGCAGGATACCCAATATGGTGATGGGATAGCATTAAGTCCAACTGTAGGTCACTGAAGAGATTAGTGTATGCAGAGGGACCGTTGTTCTGCGTTATTCTCTTCCAGCTAAGACAATAGTCCTTCTTGGAGCTAGAACATGAGCATGATGCCTTTGTAACTGGGTTTTGGGGGGTGTCCCCTAGTGTCTTTGGGGTCTTTTATTCCACTTCTCTGACCAAAGGCCGACAGGCGGATACTGAGACTCCGCTTTCTGGGAACTGGGGTGCATATTTGCGGCAGTGCATCCACTCAGTGAGGCATCCAGGGTAGGGATGTGCAGTCCCACTGGGAACATAGCTGACACAGCCTAACTTGAACTAAATTTATATGGtaagcagaaaattaaaaaacagGCATAACATAATGCAATAATATAACACAAAGAACTGAAAGTATGGATCTTCCTTACCCACCCACACGCACACCTGCGGCCAACCAGATCCACCGGTTTTCTTCGCCCTAACAGCTGTTGGTGCATATAGAAGAGATGGGGCCCTTACAAAGTCCTGCTCCAA is drawn from Hyla sarda isolate aHylSar1 chromosome 4, aHylSar1.hap1, whole genome shotgun sequence and contains these coding sequences:
- the LOC130367369 gene encoding olfactory receptor 1013-like, which encodes MDQQNNTVEFFIVGFSDVPNVRFPLFLFFLLVYIMTIVGNLILIVLISSSSLFSTPMYFFLCNLSTLDIVYTSVTSPKLIHIFATNNGKISFLECMVQLFFFDAFWNTEYFLLTVMAYDRYVAICKPLHYMMIMNRRLCIIAAAGTWIGGMLGSITPTVPTAMATYRTFNILNHFFCDIKALETVAIGNASYIRNAILVHGLLCVTTSLVLILVSYFYIITTIFMIRSRKGKYKAFSTCASHLSMVSMFYILLFDLYFRPKSTVSPHEGKVLTVLYVYIIPLLNPAVYSFRNREVKEACRKMIKKNVVRK